ACGGAAGTTTTAGCGGAACAACATTATCGGAAATTAGTGGAGTGGTTTAATTTAATGCACCTCCCCGTCGAATTATTAACCGGTTCCACAAAAGCCGCGAAACGCCGTCAAATTCATTCCCATTTAGAAACGGGAGAATTACCGGTTTTAGTGGGAACCCATGCTTTAATTCAAGATAAAGTTAATTTTCATCGGTTAGGGTTAGTGGTGATTGATGAACAACATCGATTTGGAGTCCAACAACGGGCAAGATTACAACAAAAAGGAGAATCTCCCCATGTTTTAACGATGACTGCCACTCCGATTCCCCGAACTTTAGCGTTAACCTTACATGGAGATTTAGATGTGAGTCAAATTGATGAACTTCCCCCCGGACGTCAACCGATTCAAACCACAATATTAACCGGAAAACAACGTCAAGATGCCTATGATTTAATTCGCAGAGAAGTGGCGAAAGGCAGACAGGTGTATGTGGTGTTACCGTTAATCGAAGAATCTGAAAAGTTAGATGTCAAATCTGCGGTGGAAGAGCATCATAAATTACAGTCTAAAATTTTTCCTGAGTTTACCATTGGGTTGTTGCATGGTCGCATGAATAGTGCGGAAAAGGATGAAGCAATTACTCGATTTCGAGAGCGGGAAACGCAAATTTTAGTTTCAACAACGGTGGTAGAAGTGGGGGTTGATGTTCCCAATGCGACGGTGATGTTAATTGAAAATGCGGAACGGTTTGGATTATCTCAAATCCATCAATTACGGGGACGGGTGGGTCGAGGGAAAGATAAATCCTATTGTTTATTATTGTTAGGAGGGTCTACCCCAGAAGCCAGACAACGGTTACAAGTTTTAGAACAATCTCAGGATGGGTTTTTGATTGCAGAAATGGATTTACAATTGCGGGGGCCAGGACAAGTTTTAGGCACTCGTCAATCGGGTTTACCAGATTTTGCTTTAGCCAGTTTAGTGGAGGATCAAGAGGTGTTACAATTAGCCAGGGAAGCTGCACAAAAAGTCTTAGAAAAAGATGGAACCTTACACAGTTGGCCGTTAATGCGGGCGGAATTAAATCGTCGTTATCTTAAGATGATGGGAGGTAGTATTTTAACTTAATTGAATATAGGATTAGATTAAAACAGTACACTCTTTCTATTGCCCATTGCCCATTCGTAATTCGTAATTCGTAATTCCCTATTCCCTGTTCCCTTAAAAAAATGAAAATAGTATTAACCAATGATGATGGCATTGATGCACCCGGAATTCGAGCCTTGGGGAAGGCAATTTCTGGTGATAAAATTTTGATTGCTCCCAATAAAGAATATTCTCAATGTGGGCATCAAGTTACAACTCACCAAGGAATTCATGTTGAAAAACGCTCTCCAATTGAATATGCAATTGGGGGAACTCCGGCTGATTGTATTCGATTAGCCGTGTCTCATCTTTGCCCGGATTTAAGTTGGGTAATTTCAGGAATTAATCCAGGGGGAAATATGGGCGTTGATGTTTATATTTCGGGAACGGTGGCGGCGGTGCGGGAAGCGGCAATTCAAGGAATTCCAGCGATCGCAATATCGCAATATCGCAAAGGCGGAAAACCGGTAAACTGGAAAACAACAACTCGTTGGGCTAGTTTAGTCTTAGAAGAATTAATGAAACATCCTCCGCAACGGGGGTGCTTTTGGAATGTTAATTTTCCCTATTTGGAACCGGAAGAACCCGATCCAGAGATTGTATTTTGTAAATTAGGAACCCAATCTTTACCCATTAACTATAGAAGGGAAGGAGATTATTTTTATTATCACGGAAACTATTGCGATCGCACCTATGAACAAGGAACCGATGTGGAGGTGTGTTTCCGAGGAAAAATAGCGGTGACATTAATTAAATTGTAGAGTCGGGAAGAGGGAATTACGAATTACGAATTACGAATTACGAATTACGACGAATGGGCAATAGGCAACAAAAACAGTTGGAAATTGACCTGCTTACAAGTTCTTGAGATAGGTAGGTTAATTTTATTCAACTCCTGCTTACTATTTCTAGGGTTCCTGAAAATTAACTTAAATCAATGTATTCTTTAATACAACAAAAACCCGGATTTGATGAGAAAATTTTCATGCAACCGATGGCAAATTCCTTTAAGATTAGGGGAAAACCACCCGTTAAGTGAAAATACTCATCCTCTATCCCCGGTATCATAACTCTTCAGGAGTTTAAACCGAGGAACCTAAGTAATCCGGGTGACGTCATCACTAACGGAATTTTTCATCAACCGAGTTCCACCCATGAGCCAATCTATCCCTATTTCTTGGTCTACGGCTGAAGTCTCTATCCCCCTAGAGCAAATCCCCCTTGAACAACTGTCAAATTCTGATTTGGTTTTGCGTTGTCAACAAGGTATTTGTCCTGACCGAGCCGCGTTTACAGAACTACTTCGCCGTTATCAATCCCATGTTGATAAAATTCTCTATCACCTAGCCCCAGATTGGCAAGATCGAGCAGACTTGGCTCAAGAAATCTGGATTCGGGTGTATCGTAATATTAAACGTTTGCAAGAACCCGTAAAATTTCGAGGATGGTTAAGCCGAATTGCGACTAATTTATTTTACGATGAACTCCGCAAACGTAAACGAGTAAAACCTCCCCTTTCTTTA
This genomic stretch from Planktothrix sp. FACHB-1365 harbors:
- the surE gene encoding 5'/3'-nucleotidase SurE translates to MKIVLTNDDGIDAPGIRALGKAISGDKILIAPNKEYSQCGHQVTTHQGIHVEKRSPIEYAIGGTPADCIRLAVSHLCPDLSWVISGINPGGNMGVDVYISGTVAAVREAAIQGIPAIAISQYRKGGKPVNWKTTTRWASLVLEELMKHPPQRGCFWNVNFPYLEPEEPDPEIVFCKLGTQSLPINYRREGDYFYYHGNYCDRTYEQGTDVEVCFRGKIAVTLIKL
- a CDS encoding sigma-70 family RNA polymerase sigma factor, whose amino-acid sequence is MSQSIPISWSTAEVSIPLEQIPLEQLSNSDLVLRCQQGICPDRAAFTELLRRYQSHVDKILYHLAPDWQDRADLAQEIWIRVYRNIKRLQEPVKFRGWLSRIATNLFYDELRKRKRVKPPLSLDAPRNIEDGEMDWEIAADSPGPDEDMATREFYSHLRDAIADLPEVFRTTIVLREIEGLAYEEIAEITGVSLGTVKSRIARARQRLQADLQVYLNP